In Gemmatimonadota bacterium, one genomic interval encodes:
- a CDS encoding flotillin family protein yields the protein MFNLDPFSGVVIGGMVLFATVVLISTIRRLTVIVPPNAAAVITGRGRALSSGRRIGYRVVSGGRTLRVPIIEEVKHMSLATIPIELSVHNAFSKGGIPLTVQAVANVKIASEPEASFHNAVERLLGKTPAQIEGLAKETLSANLRGVLATLTPEEVNEDRLRFAAELTQEADQDLHKLGLQLDTLKIQNVSDDVGYLAAVGRRMTAEVIRQAEIAESDNRRQQEVAKARNEKQVAEEWTQTRVRQAQLNQEGEAAERLAKVNVEIAEVERQRALEQQHIERDKLRLQAETVIPAQAEQAAAEAAARGAAASILENGRAQAQVLQMLAEQIRAAGDQAVAVFLAEKLPALLGVAVEAVKGIEIDRVVVLDGGRGDAVAAAANQRVHAALRVIEAMSSVLGLDVQKLIEAAARQVTTAAPALEVVPTPRS from the coding sequence ATGTTCAACCTAGATCCGTTTTCCGGAGTGGTCATCGGCGGGATGGTCTTGTTCGCCACTGTGGTGCTCATCAGCACCATCCGCAGACTGACGGTCATTGTGCCGCCGAACGCGGCCGCGGTGATTACCGGCCGGGGCCGCGCGCTGAGCAGTGGGCGCAGGATCGGCTATCGGGTGGTGAGCGGGGGCCGCACACTGCGCGTGCCCATTATCGAAGAAGTCAAGCATATGTCGCTGGCTACCATTCCCATCGAGCTTTCGGTGCACAACGCTTTTTCCAAGGGTGGCATCCCGCTGACCGTGCAAGCAGTGGCCAATGTGAAGATCGCCTCCGAACCCGAGGCGTCGTTTCACAACGCCGTCGAGCGCTTGTTGGGGAAGACGCCGGCGCAGATCGAGGGGTTGGCCAAGGAGACGCTTTCCGCCAACCTGCGCGGTGTGCTGGCCACCCTTACGCCGGAGGAGGTCAATGAGGACCGCCTGCGCTTTGCCGCAGAGCTGACGCAGGAAGCCGATCAGGACCTGCACAAGCTGGGGCTGCAGCTCGACACCTTGAAGATCCAGAACGTCTCCGATGACGTGGGCTACCTGGCCGCGGTCGGCCGGCGCATGACCGCGGAGGTCATCCGGCAGGCGGAGATCGCGGAATCGGACAACCGTCGCCAGCAAGAGGTGGCCAAGGCGCGCAACGAGAAGCAGGTTGCCGAAGAGTGGACGCAGACGCGCGTCCGGCAGGCGCAGCTCAACCAGGAGGGTGAGGCGGCCGAGCGGCTGGCCAAGGTGAACGTCGAGATCGCGGAAGTCGAGCGGCAGCGGGCGCTCGAGCAGCAGCACATTGAACGCGACAAGTTGCGGCTTCAGGCGGAGACGGTGATCCCGGCCCAGGCGGAGCAGGCCGCCGCGGAGGCGGCGGCGCGGGGCGCCGCGGCCTCCATCCTGGAGAACGGCAGAGCGCAGGCCCAGGTGCTGCAGATGCTCGCTGAGCAGATCCGAGCGGCGGGCGATCAGGCAGTAGCCGTCTTTCTCGCCGAGAAGCTGCCAGCACTGCTGGGCGTAGCGGTGGAAGCGGTCAAAGGCATCGAGATCGACCGCGTCGTGGTACTGGACGGTGGCCGGGGCGACGCCGTCGCCGCCGCCGCCAATCAACGCGTGCACGCCGCGCTGCGCGTCATCGAGGCCATGTCCTCCGTCCTGGGACTGGACGTGCAGAAGCTGATCGAGGCGGCCGCGCGCCAGGTCACCACGGCGGCGCCGGCCCTCGAGGTGGTCCCGACCCCGCGAAGCTAG